The Methanofastidiosum sp. genome contains the following window.
TTTAGGCTAATATTAAGGCTCATACAAAAAGTTTAAAAATATGTTAACTTTAACAAAGAAGGGATAAGATGATAGCATTTATACTCTGTGTTGTACAACCTGGATCTGAAGAGGATGTAATTGAAAAGATTTCTAATATGAAGAATGTCATTGAAGTGCATGAACTATATGGTGAATAT
Protein-coding sequences here:
- a CDS encoding Lrp/AsnC ligand binding domain-containing protein; this encodes MIAFILCVVQPGSEEDVIEKISNMKNVIEVHELYGEYDMIVKVNVKELGELDILTSSIRRVPGVQMSSTMIKK